A region of Hemicordylus capensis ecotype Gifberg chromosome 17, rHemCap1.1.pri, whole genome shotgun sequence DNA encodes the following proteins:
- the SPOUT1 gene encoding putative methyltransferase C9orf114 homolog isoform X2, translated as MQELAETQKEEAKPKEDKGRHYTVSVALPGSILNNAQSPELRTYLAGQIARACTIFCVDEIVVFDEQGEESKTVEGEFDGIKKKGQACVQLARILQYLECPQYLRKSFFPKHQDLQFAGLLNPLDSPQHVRMDEESEYREGVVLARPTKPGRGSFVNCGMRKEVQIDKQLQPGLRVTVRLEEQQNPDSKTQKGTVVSAHHPRTVSGLYWGYSVRLASCLSAVFAECPFKEGYDLSIGTSERGTSVDQLALPSSFSHALIVFGGLQGLEAGVDTDPNLEVTDPSTLFDLYVNTCPGQGSRTIRTEEAILISLSALRPKINEAAKKSS; from the exons ATGCAGGAGCTGGCGGAGACACAGAAGGAAGAGGCCAAGCCAAAGGAAGATAAAG GGCGTCACTACACGGTCAGCGTAGCCCTCCCAGGCTCCATTCTCAACAACGCCCAGTCGCCAGAGTTGCGGACGTATCTCGCCGGTCAGATCGCCAGGGCCTGCACCATCTTCTGCGTGGATGAAATCGTCGTGTTTGATGAGCAAGGAGAAGAGTCCAA GACAGTTGAAGGAGAGTTTGACGGAATCAAGAAGAAAGGGCAGGCCTGCGTGCAGCTGGCCCGGATCCTGCAGTACCTCGAATGTCCCCA GTACTTGAGGAAATCTTTCTTTCCAAAGCACCAAGACCTGCAGTTTGCAG GGCTCCTGAACCCCTTAGACAGTCCCCAACATGTGCGGATGGATGAGGAATCGGAATACCGTGAAGGGGTGGTCTTAGCCCGGCCCACCAAGCCTGGCCGGGGCTCCTTTGTGAACTGCGGGATGCGGAAG GAGGTACAGATAGACAAGCAGCTGCAGCCTGGCCTTCGAGTCACAGTGCGGTTAGAAGAGCAGCAAAATCCAG ACAGCAAAACCCAGAAGGGCACTGTAGTCTCGGCACACCATCCTCGCACGGTTTCTGGCCTCTATTGGGGTTACAGCGTCCGCTTAGCGTCCTGTCTGA GTGCCGTGTTTGCTGAGTGCCCGTTTAAGGAAGGTTACGACCTCTCCATTGGGACTTCTGAACGAGGGACCTCTGTGGACCAACTTGCCCTCCCCTCTTCTTTCAG CCACGCCCTGATAGTTTTTGGAGGCTTGCAGGGCCTGGAAGCAGGGGTAGACACCGACCCGAACCTGGAGGTCACCGATCCGAGCACCTTGTTTGACTTGTATGTGAACACCTGCCCAGGACAGGGAAGCCGCACCATCAGGACCGAG GAAGCGATCCTCATCTCCCTGTCAGCGCTGAGACCAAAGATCAACGAAGCGGCGAAGAAAAGCAGCTGA
- the SPOUT1 gene encoding putative methyltransferase C9orf114 homolog isoform X1, whose amino-acid sequence MVVAGESMAQRSGAKRLREGEGTKVDWHKWKEERKEEKKKWKEAKLLRKLEKKRMQELAETQKEEAKPKEDKGRHYTVSVALPGSILNNAQSPELRTYLAGQIARACTIFCVDEIVVFDEQGEESKTVEGEFDGIKKKGQACVQLARILQYLECPQYLRKSFFPKHQDLQFAGLLNPLDSPQHVRMDEESEYREGVVLARPTKPGRGSFVNCGMRKEVQIDKQLQPGLRVTVRLEEQQNPDSKTQKGTVVSAHHPRTVSGLYWGYSVRLASCLSAVFAECPFKEGYDLSIGTSERGTSVDQLALPSSFSHALIVFGGLQGLEAGVDTDPNLEVTDPSTLFDLYVNTCPGQGSRTIRTEEAILISLSALRPKINEAAKKSS is encoded by the exons ATGGTAGTGGCTGGCGAGAGCATGGCGCAGAGAAGTGGGGCGAAGCGCCTGCGGGAG GGAGAAGGTACTAAAGTTGACTGGCATAAATGGAAGGAAGAAA gaaaggaggagaagaagaaatggaaggaagCCAAGCTGTTGAGAAAGCTAGAGAAGAAGCGAATGCAGGAGCTGGCGGAGACACAGAAGGAAGAGGCCAAGCCAAAGGAAGATAAAG GGCGTCACTACACGGTCAGCGTAGCCCTCCCAGGCTCCATTCTCAACAACGCCCAGTCGCCAGAGTTGCGGACGTATCTCGCCGGTCAGATCGCCAGGGCCTGCACCATCTTCTGCGTGGATGAAATCGTCGTGTTTGATGAGCAAGGAGAAGAGTCCAA GACAGTTGAAGGAGAGTTTGACGGAATCAAGAAGAAAGGGCAGGCCTGCGTGCAGCTGGCCCGGATCCTGCAGTACCTCGAATGTCCCCA GTACTTGAGGAAATCTTTCTTTCCAAAGCACCAAGACCTGCAGTTTGCAG GGCTCCTGAACCCCTTAGACAGTCCCCAACATGTGCGGATGGATGAGGAATCGGAATACCGTGAAGGGGTGGTCTTAGCCCGGCCCACCAAGCCTGGCCGGGGCTCCTTTGTGAACTGCGGGATGCGGAAG GAGGTACAGATAGACAAGCAGCTGCAGCCTGGCCTTCGAGTCACAGTGCGGTTAGAAGAGCAGCAAAATCCAG ACAGCAAAACCCAGAAGGGCACTGTAGTCTCGGCACACCATCCTCGCACGGTTTCTGGCCTCTATTGGGGTTACAGCGTCCGCTTAGCGTCCTGTCTGA GTGCCGTGTTTGCTGAGTGCCCGTTTAAGGAAGGTTACGACCTCTCCATTGGGACTTCTGAACGAGGGACCTCTGTGGACCAACTTGCCCTCCCCTCTTCTTTCAG CCACGCCCTGATAGTTTTTGGAGGCTTGCAGGGCCTGGAAGCAGGGGTAGACACCGACCCGAACCTGGAGGTCACCGATCCGAGCACCTTGTTTGACTTGTATGTGAACACCTGCCCAGGACAGGGAAGCCGCACCATCAGGACCGAG GAAGCGATCCTCATCTCCCTGTCAGCGCTGAGACCAAAGATCAACGAAGCGGCGAAGAAAAGCAGCTGA
- the ENDOG gene encoding endonuclease G, mitochondrial: MQRLWSGRWLAPGACLALGLGLGAGLPGRRKSGAEAPPPAAAAGLLARLPIVPVVSAATTSLPVPAVISGRSGELTKYGLPGLSQVRSRESYVLCYDPRSRSALWVVEQLNADELNGPADRRGCEFLEDDSVHPYHRASNEDYRKSGFDRGHLAAAANHKRSQRAMSDTFYLSNIAPQNPDLNQHAWNNLEKYCRGLTRTNKNVYVCTGPLFLPRKEADGKMYVKYQVIGKNQVAVPTHFFKVLILEKREGGIELRPYVMPNCPVDEKTPLERFLVPIESIERASGLLFVPNILKQTSTLKAVTAGNKS, encoded by the exons ATGCAGCGCTTGTGGAGCGGCCGGTGGCTGGCGCCGGGCGCCTGCCTGGCCTTGGGGCTGGGGTTAGGCGCTGGCTTACCCGGCAGGCGGAAGTCCGGAGCAGAAGCACCAccccccgcggcggcggcggggctgcTAGCCCGGCTGCCGATCGTGCCGGTGGTGTCCGCCGCGACGACTTCTCTGCCGGTGCCCGCGGTGATCTCTGGCCGGAGCGGGGAGCTGACCAAATACGGCCTGCCGGGGCTGTCGCAGGTGCGGAGCCGCGAGTCCTACGTGCTGTGCTACGACCCGCGGAGCCGGAGCGCGCTCTGGGTGGTGGAGCAGCTCAACGCCGACGAGCTGAACGGCCCGGCGGACCGCAGAGGCTGCGAGTTTCTCGAGGATGATTCGGTGCACCCGTACCACCGCGCCAGCAACGAGGACTACCGCAAGAGCGGCTTCGACCGGGGCCAcctggcggccgccgccaaccacAAGCGGAGCCAAAGAGCCATGAGCGACACTTTCTACTTGAGCAACATCGCCCCCCAG AATCCTGATCTAAATCAGCATGCCTGGAATAACCTAGAGAAATACTGCAGGGGTCTAACCAGAACGAACAAGAATGTCTATGTCTGCACTGGACCGCTTTTTCTACCCAG GAAAGAGGCTGATGGGAAGATGTACGTGAAGTACCAGGTGATAGGAAAGAACCAGGTGGCTGTGCCCACTCACTTCTTCAAGGTGCTCATCCTGGAGAAGCGCGAGGGGGGAATTGAGCTCCGTCCCTACGTCATGCCAAACTGCCCCGTGGACGAGAAGACCCCGCTGGAGCGCTTCCTGGTTCCCATCGAGAGCATCGAACGGGCATCGGGGCTCCTTTTTGTCCCCAACATCCTGAAGCAGACCAGCACGTTAAAAGCCGTCACAGCCGGAAACAAGAGCTAA